A stretch of the Geovibrio thiophilus genome encodes the following:
- a CDS encoding helix-turn-helix domain-containing protein yields the protein MDILEKITQLKNERGWSSYKLAKNANIPQSTLSNLYSRENSPTIATLSALCDAFGISLAQFFSDVTSSTLTEEQNELLKNWSRLSQPQKDKVTAYIKGLLQEQL from the coding sequence ATGGACATATTGGAAAAAATCACACAGCTAAAAAATGAACGGGGATGGAGCTCATACAAACTCGCAAAAAATGCTAATATCCCTCAATCCACGCTTTCAAATCTTTACAGCCGTGAAAATTCTCCCACTATTGCCACTTTAAGTGCCCTATGCGATGCCTTCGGTATATCACTTGCTCAATTTTTCTCAGATGTCACAAGCTCAACGCTGACAGAAGAGCAGAATGAACTCCTGAAAAACTGGTCACGCCTGTCTCAGCCGCAAAAAGACAAGGTAACAGCCTATATCAAGGGTTTGCTGCAGGAACAGCTATAG
- a CDS encoding HAD hydrolase-like protein, translating into MYKINKELHDYIYRAIGAKYYYNRQVGDNFKFMKITDTHFLFFDLDGTLVDTDYANFLSYSEAIKQVLGINVDYNPNVRFTREIVKKIIPNITDKTYEKVVKQKNSFYKKNLSMTKINDSIVKILKQYSETNKTVLITNCHAERAIITLDYHGLSNFFYHKIFRQEPLGNISKYKNALDLLRIPAKCVFAFENDKTEIEAAVAVGIPRCQILCVGVSNE; encoded by the coding sequence ATGTATAAAATTAACAAAGAACTGCATGATTACATCTATCGAGCTATTGGGGCAAAATATTATTATAATAGACAGGTGGGCGATAATTTTAAATTTATGAAAATAACAGATACTCATTTCTTATTTTTTGACTTGGATGGAACATTGGTTGATACCGATTACGCCAATTTTTTATCATATTCAGAAGCTATTAAACAAGTATTGGGAATAAATGTTGATTACAACCCCAATGTACGATTTACTCGTGAAATAGTTAAAAAGATAATACCAAATATTACTGATAAAACATATGAGAAAGTGGTTAAACAAAAAAACTCTTTTTATAAAAAAAATCTCTCAATGACAAAAATAAATGATTCTATTGTAAAGATACTGAAACAATATAGTGAGACGAACAAAACGGTCTTAATAACTAATTGTCATGCAGAAAGAGCTATAATAACACTGGATTATCACGGACTTAGCAATTTTTTCTATCATAAAATATTTAGGCAAGAACCTCTTGGGAATATTAGTAAGTATAAGAATGCGCTGGACTTACTTAGAATTCCAGCAAAGTGCGTATTTGCGTTTGAAAACGATAAAACAGAAATTGAAGCAGCTGTTGCTGTAGGAATTCCTCGATGTCAAATACTATGTGTTGGAGTCAGTAATGAATGA